The following coding sequences lie in one Zingiber officinale cultivar Zhangliang chromosome 2B, Zo_v1.1, whole genome shotgun sequence genomic window:
- the LOC122044974 gene encoding alpha,alpha-trehalose-phosphate synthase [UDP-forming] 1-like → MKPVSEQSPEEQHNNMQGGKYGGGRNPTTRVERLLRDRELRKINRAFLQDEAGSSGDGGEEAESPEHPMEYGTGKDIGVELDEEITDGPSTPVTMMGARSRRNKGKPMKQRLLVVANRLPVSAVRKGEDSWSLEISAGGLVSALLGVKDVDARWIGWAGVNVPDEVGQRALTKALAEKRCIPVFLDEEIVHLYYNGYCNNMLWPLFHYIGLPQEDRLATTRSFQSQFDAYKRANQMFADVVNKHYQEGDVVWCHDYHLMFLPKCLKEHNSNMKVGWFLHTPFPSSEIHRTLPSRSDLLRSVLAADLVGFHTYDYARHFVSACTRILGLEGTPEGVEDQGRLTRVAAFPIGIDADRFKRALELPAVKEHIHELRNRFKGRKVMLGVDRLDMIKGIPQKILAFEKFLEENPIWRGKVVLLQIAVPTRTDVPEYQKLTSQVHEIVGRINGRFGTLTAVPIHHLDRSLDFHALCALYAVTDVALVTSLRDGMNLVSYEFVACQGQTKGVLILSEFAGAAQSLGAGALLVNPWNITEVATSIEYALNMTPDEREKRHRHNYAHVTTHTAQDWAETFVSELNDTVVEAQLRTRQIPPMLPMSTAVDRYLQSMNRLVILGFNSTLTESIESTGRRGGDQIKEMELKLHPELKASLTAMCNDAQTTVVVLSGSDRIVLDDNFGEYNMWLAAENGMFLRQTGGDWMTTMPEHLNMDWVDSVKHVFEYFTERTPRSHFEHRETSLVWNYKYADVEFGRLQARDMLQHLWTGPISNAAVDVVQGSRSVEVRSVGVTKGAAIDRILGEIVHSKSMVTPIDYVLCVGHFLGKDEDLYTFFEPELPSEPANSLRMKISEASKPAPDKKPAGRSSSIRNNSRGSHVKSQRTPVGSEKKMSANHNIPAGWRSPQEAMSWREGSSVLDLKGDNYFSCAVGRKCSNARYLLNSSDEVVAFLKKLAEAACVGVCKEC, encoded by the exons ATGAAGCCGGTCTCGGAGCAATCGCCCGAGGAGCAGCATAACAACATGCAAGGGGGAAAGTATGGCGGCGGCCGTAACCCTACCACGCGGGTCGAGCGGCTGCTCCGCGACAGAGAACTCAGGAAGATCAACAGGGCATTCCTTCAGGACGAGGCAGGAAGCAGCGGCGACGGCGGTGAGGAGGCGGAGTCTCCCGAGCATCCCATGGAGTACGGAACTGGGAAGGATATCGGCGTCGAGCTCGATGAGGAGATAACAGATGGTCCCTCTACTCCGGTGACCATGATGGGAGCGAGAAGCAGGAGAAACAAGGGAAAGCCCATGAAACAGCGGTTGCTTGTCGTCGCGAATAGGCTGCCCGTGTCTGCAGTCCGGAAGGGGGAGGATTCGTGGTCTTTGGAGATCAGTGCCGGCGGGCTCGTCAGCGCGCTACTCG GTGTAAAGGATGTCGATGCCAGGTGGATTGGCTGGGCTGGCGTCAATGTGCCCGATGAAGTTGGCCAGAGGGCACTTACAAAGGCATTGGCTGAAAAG AGATGTATTCCGGTTTTCCTTGATGAAGAAATTGTACATCTGTATTACAATGGCTACTGCAACAACATGCTCTGGCCTCTTTTTCATTATATTGGGCTTCCACAAGAAGATCGATTGGCGACCACCCGCAGCTTCCAATCTCAGTTTGATGCATATAAGCGTGCGAACCAGATGTTTGCTGACGTCGTGAATAAGCATTACCAAGAAGGCGATGTGGTCTGGTGTCATGATTACCATCTAATGTTTCTTCCTAAATGTCTCAAGGAGCACAATAGCAACATGAAAGTTGGTTGGTTTCTTCACACACCTTTCCCTTCttcagaaatccacaggacccTGCCATCTCGATCTGATTTACTAAGATCAGTTCTTGCTGCTGATCTTGTCGG GTTTCACACATATGATTATGCGAGACATTTTGTTAGTGCCTGCACTCGCATTCTTGGACTTGAGGGTACACCTGAAGGGGTGGAAGACCAAGGAAGGCTGACTAGGGTGGCTGCA TTTCCTATTGGAATAGATGCTGATCGATTTAAACGAGCACTTGAGCTTCCTGCTGTCAAAGAGCACATTCATGAGTTGAGGAATAGATTTAAAGGTCGGAAG GTAATGCTGGGTGTAGATCGTCTGGATATGATTAAAGGGATTCCCCAAAAGATTTTAGCTTTTGAGAAGTTCCTAGAAGAAAATCCAATATGGCGTGGCAAAGTAGTCTTGCTCCAAATAGCTGTTCCGACAAGAACTGATGTTCCTGAAT ATCAAAAGCTTACTAGCCAGGTTCATGAAATTGTGGGTCGTATAAATGGTCGATTTGGAACGCTTACAGCTGTTCCAATCCATCATCTG GATCGGTCCCTTGACTTTCATGCATTATGTGCTCTCTATGCGGTTACTG ATGTGGCTTTAGTGACGTCATTGCGAGATGGAATGAATCTTGTAAGCTATGAGTTTGTAGCATGCCAAGGGCAAACCAAAGGAGTTCTCATTTTAAGTGAA TTTGCAGGAGCAGCACAATCCCTTGGAGCTGGTGCTCTTTTAGTTAACCCATGGAACATCACAGAGGTTGCTACTTCTATTGAATATGCATTGAACATGACTCCTGACGAGAGGGAGAAGCGGCACAGGCATAACTATGCACATGTGACTACACACACTGCTCAAGATTGGGCAGAAACGTTTGTGAG TGAACTCAATGATACTGTTGTTGAAGCTCAGCTTAGAACAAGACAAATTCCTCCTATGCTTCCTATGAGTACTGCTGTGGACCGGTATTTGcaatccatgaatcgattggttaTCTTg GGTTTCAATTCAACATTAACTGAATCAATTGAGTCGACCGGAAGGAGAGGGGGTGATCAGATCAAAGAAATGGAGCTCAAGTTGCATCCAGAGTTGAAAGCGTCACTAACAGCAATGTGTAACGATGCACAAACTACAGTAGTTGTCCTCAGTGGAAGTGACAGAATCGTTTTAGATGAT AACTTCGGAGAGTATAATATGTGGCTTGCGGCAGAAAATGGTATGTTTCTGCGACAAACAGGTGGAGACTGGATGACAACAATGCCAGAGCACCTTAATATGGACTGGGTAGACAGCGTAAAG CATGTCTTCGAGTATTTCACTGAGAGAACACCTAGGTCTCATTTTGAGCATCGTGAGACGTCTCTTGTTTGGAACTATAAATACGCAG ATGTTGAATTTGGAAGGCTTCAAGCACGAGATATGTTGCAGCACTTGTGGACGGGTCCTATTTCAAATGCAGCAGTCGATGTTGTCCAAGGTAGCCGATCGGTGGAGGTTCGCTCTGTTGGTGTTACGAAG GGTGCCGCAATTGATCGGATATTGGGAGAAATAGTTCATAGCAAAAGCATGGTTACAccaatcgactatgttttgtgcgTCGGGCATTTCCTTGGGAAG GACGAGGATCTCTATACTTTCTTCGAGCCAGAACTTCCGTCTGAACCTGCAAATTCCTTGAGAATGAAAATATCTGAAGCCAGCAAACCAGCCCCCGACAAAAAACCCGCCGGAAGATCATCGAGTATCAGGAACAACTCCAGGGGATCACATGTAAAATCTCAAAGGACTCCCGTAGGATCAGAAAAGAAGATGTCTGCAAACCACAACATCCCTGCTGGCTGGCGATCTCCTCAAGAGGCAATGTCATGGCGCGAGGGGTCTTCGGTGCTCGATCTCAAAGGCGACAACTACTTCTCTTGCGCTGTCGGGAGGAAGTGTTCGAACGCAAGGTATTTGCTCAACTCATCGGACGAAGTGGTGGCATTCCTCAAGAAGCTGGCTGAGGCAGCTTGTGTAGGTGTTTGCAAGGAATGCTGA